Genomic window (Arachis hypogaea cultivar Tifrunner chromosome 13, arahy.Tifrunner.gnm2.J5K5, whole genome shotgun sequence):
accaaggaattggcagttaatgaataaattagttagtaataaaaaaatttaattcggaaaaatagataactctgaaaccttaactatcttctcgttatattattcccaacttatttatttgtctgtgtttaatgctctttgaataccaaaacactcttttctgcttgcctaactaatcttatcaaatactattgttgcttaatccatcaatcctcgtgtgatcgacccttactcacgtaaggtattacttggtacgacccggtgcacttgtcggttagtaagtgtgggttataaattccacacCAAGTGTCAGTAGGGTGTCCACGGGACGATCCAGCCTCGTCATCATGGTGGACTGGAGGTGCTCATCCAGCACGAGCAACCCGTCGTCTAGCACTAGATCGACGAAGGTGATGATCTATCCGGCCTCCGTCATCACCACCAACCTGCTCCTCATGCATCATGTCGTCGAGCCAGCGCCACTCGCGATCAGTGGCACGTGTACCAATGCGTCGTCTCCGCTCCACACATCTGTTATCGGGCATATCCGACGCTGGAACTCTAGTCGGCGCCTGCGACGATCCTCTGAGTATAGCATCGTCCGGAACCTGGGTCGGCCTGGGGTCGGCGAAAGCAATCCTGGTGACAGAATCCTATGTGCAACACGGTGCCACCAGTCCAAGTACTCAGCGGATGGACCGAGATCAACCACTCTCTGGATACTCAACACAGAGCGAACTCGCTCGTCCCAATACTGATGCCATGTCCTATAGTAAGTGGGGAACCATCTATCTCCACCCCTGTCGTCCTTACTATGAAGATACTCAATGTTCAGGGCTGGCTCAAGCAGATGCTGTACGCTCCCTAGCTATGGGAAGACCCTGTCTAACTGATGACACTCAATCACTACAAAGTATATCAGACTGGTGACGGCCCGCCATAACCGGCTGTGCTCCTCAGTCATTATCTTTCGATGGATGACTGGCAGTATGTCCAGAGAACCATAAGGCTCCCACACAATCTTCTATCAGGAGGCAAGTCAGCATTGTACCAATTTATACATATAAGTGGgggaagaactaataaaataatgaaaacaaaaacaaattactTACATCTCGATGTGTCAGTCGATCCAATGCCAGACAATACTGAATAATCCGTTGTTCCTTCCCATCAGAAGTGGGCAAATATGTGGCCCATATGAGTTGCAGAAATAGCACATAAGTATGTAATTTCATATATAGAACGTTATGAACTTGAAAGAATACGTGAATTAAATTATACCCGGATGCCAATGGAAAAGAGAGAGTGTCAAAACCCTGCGGCTTTAGTGGGGAAACCGCCAAAAGATCCATGACTATAGAAACTATAGGGGTCTAGCCAAGTTGGTGACGTTTCTGTTCGCCACCCTACACATGCATCGGTACAGCCACGCCAACGCAGCGGTTCCCCAACTATAGCTGCCCATGTCGTCAAGTCTCGCCACAAAAGGCAACCAGCGAAGGTGGACCCGATTAGCACTCTTGTCCATGAACAGCTGTGTCGACAGAAGCATCATAATATACGCACATGCATATATGCGCACGGTCTCCTCTGAAGCATCAGCTGGTAACACCCTGAACTGCTCATGGAACCATGTGAAGTGGACTGTGTATAACTTTCTCTTATCCAACGGCGGAAGCTCACCAAATAAGTACTCGAACCACTCCCATGCCGGTCTGGCCCCCTCGATGTGCAGGTGGAAGTCAGTCATGCACCCGGAAACAGCCTGCCCATCCACGGGCATCCTCAGCTGGAATGCCACATCCTGGAGCGTGATAGTACACTCTCTGAATGGCATATAGAAAGTGTGGGTCTCAAGCCACCACCTCTCGATAAATGCGCTGACCAGAGGCTCATCTAACCAGAACCAATGCGCGTTCAGCCTAGCCAGGTGGTACAACCCATCCCTCTCCAAGTAAGGTATGGTCCTATCATGTAACGGCATATTCTGTTGCCTACGGACGCTATACACACATCGGATTGGCTGCATATTCAGAAATAAAGAACATCGACTTAATTTCTAACAATGACATCACCAAACTATCGCTTATGTTTCTATTCTTAAGCTACTTGGgttttaaaattactaatttaccaTCCACAACTAAAAATCTAACTTCTCTACCtttatttttaaatgttaaaagtaaaagtttaaatttcaaattttgattttcaaacaAAACTAAACCAAGTCTCTATctttctaattaataaattacttCCTTAATATTTAATAACATATACAGTTATTaaaatattgaaagaaaataaagacacTTACCTCTTCATTGGTGGTTTTAGCTACGTGAGCAATGCCGTCGAGCCGGTACAACATAACCGCCGTTCATCCTCCATTCTTTCAATGCTCAAGAattttctctcccttctctctactttctctctctaactttctTTCCAAATTTCCTCACATGAATTCCGCTATAGCTTCACGCGGTTTATATAATAAGCCACTATCCTCATAATCCGCTACAGGTTGTAGCGGATTATGCTCTCAAAAAAATTGGTCATAAACCGCTAAAGGGTGTAGTGGTTTATGTTATGCATGCTTTCAACATAATCTGTGAGAGAGTATAGCGGATTACGTGCATCTGGGTTCCGCTACAAGATGTCGCGGATTACATGCAATTGTTTTTGTTGTATTTACGTCTGGAGTTTGCCAATGTTATATTTGCATTATGTTTTCCTTCAACCATTTTATTTGTGTAAATTGCCTAAAGTAAGATGGGCAATATTTTTCATTaacaatttataattattttttaacactAAAGAGTATAATATTGTCTTATAAGTTTTTAGTAactataattttctatttttatttttaaattttaaaaatactttttatctAGATTTAGCTCAATAAACTAAttatgataattaaattaaataactttaaattttattaaataaaacaaaaaattcacaATGAcctaaataaacaaacaaaattttttttttaaaaaaataaaaaattattgaaaattatttataCTTCACGAAACATATACTCTaaattatacaaatacaatatttGAGATTTGGTTATAACATTGTCCtcttccatatttatataaaTCGCGTTGACTTATagagtttttatatattttacgtACGAATTCTAATAAGAAGACCATGAAAAATCTtaacaatgtgtacaatggattttgaatttagctcaatacaaaaaaaaatctaagaaattattttaaaaaattaaccattttaactataatttatcaaaaaaattcaCCCAAATATCCTCTTCCCTCCTAAGCCATCTGCCATTCCCACTCTCATCAATCATCCTACCTTTCCGGCGTTAGAAATTTTCTCATCAACCATCATTATCCACCCTTGTAGGAGCTAAGCCTCAGAGTGGTCCCTGAAGTTACTCTCGTGCTTCATAGTAGTCCCTAAACTTATTAATTACCTAAATTGGTACCTGAAGTTAAACGCCGGGACTCAGTATTGTCCTTCTGGCACATTTTCTCCAGGTGGTGTGATCGGAAAGCTGATGTGGCTAATTTGGTGACACGCGGGCAATCATAACGGCTAGCTGAGGTGGATGAACGAATTTTAttgactcaatttggtccctaattCGAAgtttaaaatccctaatttccaAATCTGAAGATCAACCTCCAGtgcccttctcttctcttttggtCTCTTCCCTTCGTATCTCTGCAGCATCTTGATACCCAAACGACAATGGCTAGTGCGAGCAATGCTGCTGGAAGCTCGAACAACCCACAATCGTTTGGCTCCATCATGAGAAGAATGAACAGGAACAGGGATTTGCGTTTGCCAGAATGGTGTAGATGCGGTTTGAGACCAGTGCTGCGATGGTCAACGATGGATTCTAATCCAGGGAGACCCTTCGTGGGTTGCCCAAACTACAATGtaagtggttgttgttgttgtggtttgCTGTAATTTTGGATATAAATTTGGTTGATTCTTTTAGCTTGGTGCAGACTGTAGGCAAGAAGTGGTGTGGTTTGTTTATGTGGATGGATAAAATTCTTGAAGAAGATGTGATCACATGTGATGGTAGAGCAAGCCCTTCAATTGACAATGAAGAATGGAAGATGAAGTTTGCTTGGAAACTTGGAAGATTAGAGTCTGAAGTTAGGATTCTAAAAGTGGGTGGAGTTTTGGTTTTTGTATTTATGCTGCTGGTTATAGTAGCTATTCTTGTCATAAAGTTTGATAGGCAGTTTGGACAATTGTATCTGGGAAGAAACAAATGAATTATGCATGTTGTTGCTGTAGTTGTACCTGTCAGTTTGTTTgaaagaaatgaaaattaaagtgaTTAAAGTGATTGAAACTAGTGTGCTTGCATATGTTAGAATTTGGAGAAACAAGATGAACTAACAATTTATTCATCCAAAATATAATTGTTGTCAATAAAATAGGAGTTGACAGTGTTTGGAATGCAACTTAATTGCATATGAAAgtgcaaaataaaacaaaaaatctgACACAGATATCTTCAATAaagtcataattcataattcatattgTAGTGATTACATCCAAAATAAGGCATTATAAAGCCAGAACAATAGTCACCAAAATAAGGCATTATAAAGCCAGAACAATAGTCACCAACTATATCAGAGTTTTCAAAACATAAGTGTCATAAGTTTTCAATCTCCAACACTGGAATTGTAAGCAAGAAAGCATATACAGTACATTACTTCAGCAAAACAGACAAATAAAGACACCATATTGTCCCTAAATATAAAAAACTAAGTCAGTAATTCTTGGTTCTGGGTGGCTTAAATCCCGGATTAGGCACAAATCGCATTGCTGGTAGATTCATTGCTGTTTCAGTGCTTGCAGGCTGACTGCTTGTTGGGAGAGTACTTGCAGATGGAATGCTTgcagatggaggagatggagtgcTTGCAGATGGGGTGCTGGTTGGTTGGGTGGTAGCAGTGGGTGTGGACAACTTTCTCTTAGGAGGCAGTTTGGATGGCCGAACAGGAGGTGGTTGCACCTATGTATGAAACACCAAAAATTTAATGTGACTAAGAAAAATTAATGTATGCGCATaatacatttatatatatatgggtAAGTAATATTACCGACCTGTTGCGAGTCGTCAGTTTCTGACATAATATGCTGACTAAGATCAAGCTGAATCTCAACCTGATCCTGTGACACAGCTGGGGCATCACCACCATTTACAGCAGCAGTTGGAGCAGAATTGTTGACCTCACCTCCATTAGCATCAGAATTAGCAGCAGTAGCAGCCGCCACAACAGCTGATTCTTCATCAACGGCCCTCTTATGACAGTTCCTCTTTGTGTGACCAGATTCACCACAATAGCGACAATGTCCTTTTTTATGAACTCTTTTCATCGAGGTCTTCTGCTTTTTGCCTTTACTTGGCTCCTCATCAGCatcatttcttcttttcttcttgattgGCCCTGGCTTCTTCTTGAACTTTGGTGCTTGAGGTCTATTATAAGGTGATTTCTCCCATAGTGCCTGGCCAGGAATTAGATTTATATGGAAGCCATAGGTGTTGTTGTATGCTTCCATGGTCAACCAGTTATGACAGAATTCATCTGGCCTTCTACCAGCCCTGGCCAAAGCACATGCATGCACACATGGCATCCCTACAAAGAACATCACAGCCATACATAAACAAAATTCGAACtggaaatcaaaaataaaaaaactaaaaaatatgcataaaaaaaCCATACCACTTGGTTGCCAAAAACCACAAGTGCATGATCTCTTGCCTAAGTCCACAACCATATTTGTAGGCCACCCATGAACTTCAAATATTTCGTAATCTGCATCACCAGACCACATGGGAACCCATTTTTTTGAttcctttcttatcttttccaaccTACTTATCTGTATTGGAGGTAGAATCCCGTCATTGTTCCTCAACTTCACCTTGTTTCTGGCTATAGATCTCATGATGTACATCCTGACCTCCTCCAACAGTGTGATAATAGGCTTGGCTCTAGGTTCTTTGATCCGTGAGTTGAAAACCTCACATGCATTATTGCAGATGTTGTCCATTTTAGGTGCAATGCTGAAGAATGCCCTGCTCCATGAATTCTTTGGCCATTTGCATAGATAAGTCCAAGCATCCTTATTTAGCCTTTCCAATTTTTTCATCCTTTCGACAAATTCCTCTTGAGTCGTAGACCTTGCACACTCCCAAAGTAAACCTCTAAGCTGATTATCCTTCCACTGTTTGTTGAAGTTCCTCCATAAATGCCATACACAGAATCTGTGATGGACATTTGGGAACACATCTTGAACTGCATGAATTAGACCCTACAAATCCAACAAGCCAGTCACAAAGTTTCAAATCGAGCCTCAAAAAGGTCCCTAATGTTATTTTAATGAACTCGTACTGGTCCCTCAAGTTGTGTAAGTGACATCAACTTGGTCCTTAGCTTAGCTGAGTACACAGATACTACCCCTTATACTGCAACCATCAACTATACAGCATACAACAATGACTCAATCTGAATAAACAGATTTGTGTTTATAAACCAGCAGGTATTCAATtcaacaattatttaatttacacAACAATGATTCAATTAAACAATTATTTATGCAGCATACAACAATGACTCAATCTGAGTAAACAGATATGTGTTTATACACCAGCAGATATTCAATtcaacaattatttaatttacacaacaattattcaatttatACTACTATTATTCAACCATCAACTATGCAGCATACAACAATGACTCAATCTGAACAAACAGATTTGTGTTCATAAACCAGCAGGTATTCAATtcaacaattatttaatttacacaacaattattcaattaaaCAATTATTTATGCAGCATACAACAATGACTCAATCCGAGTAAATAGATTTGTGTTTATACACCAGCAGATATTCAATtcaacaattatttaatttacacaacaattattcaatttatACTACTATTATTCACTACTCAGCAGCAGGTATATCTAAGAATCACTACTATTATTTAGGATAACTATCAATAGATATGCATACCTTTTGCATGTCTGAAATAAAACACCAACCATGTTGCTTGTAGTCACCCAAGTCTTGGTGCAGCAATTCCAGAAACCATCGCCAATTATCCATGTTTTTGATGGACACTATTGCATAAGCAATCACGTAAATGTGATTGTTTGCGTCTTGACCAATTGCAGAGAGGATTTGACCACCATATTTTGTTTTTAGAAATGCTCCATCCAACCCTATAAGCGGTCTACAGCCAGCCTTAAACCCTCTTTTACACCCATCAAGGCAAATATACATCCTATCAAAAGTTGGATCTTCATCAGGATTGGGATGAGGTGTAACACCAACACTAACAGTGGAGCCAGGATTAGTTTTCAGTAATGTCAACCCGTAATACCTAACCATACCATACTGGGCAGCAGCATCTCCATAAACTATGGCCCTAGCATCCCCTAGAGCCCTTGTTAGTGAAGACTTGTTGAGGTCCAAGTCGCACTTGCTCTTAAAGTACTGGGCAGCTTCACAATGTCTAAGGTTGGGATATTTTCTTAATTTCCTAACCAGTTTGCAACCCAGCCACTTCCTGTTAGCTAGCCTGTTCTTAGTCTCTCTAGGACAAGTGTGATCGTCCATAAATGTCTTGATCTGCCAGCAGTTACCCTCACTGTCC
Coding sequences:
- the LOC140177772 gene encoding serine/threonine-protein phosphatase 7 long form homolog, with the translated sequence MLYRLDGIAHVAKTTNEEPIRCVYSVRRQQNMPLHDRTIPYLERDGLYHLARLNAHWFWLDEPLVSAFIERWWLETHTFYMPFRECTITLQDVAFQLRMPVDGQAVSGCMTDFHLHIEGARPAWEWFEYLFGELPPLDKRKLYTVHFTWFHEQFRVLPADASEETVRIYACAYIMMLLSTQLFMDKSANRVHLRWLPFVARLDDMGSYSWGTAALAWLYRCMCRVANRNVTNLARPL